From Pseudomonas sp. G.S.17, the proteins below share one genomic window:
- a CDS encoding UTRA domain-containing protein: MREDVPRAVTTICNALQEQIEHGLLPPGSKLPAERKLSEVFDTTRITLREALVQLEALGLIYREERRGWFISPPRLAYDLMRRSHFHAMVSAQGRIAETQVISARLQPASAKICELLQLPALSSVIQICRARRIDQRLVLYVEHYLNPEYFPGILDYDLNQSLTELYDSQYNLRYGQVQFEMVPTALHAEASAALKVSLGSPGLRIARVNFDQQGRLIDCDLEYWRHDAIHVSAVVKDI, from the coding sequence ATGCGCGAAGACGTACCACGTGCGGTGACGACGATTTGCAATGCGCTGCAAGAGCAGATCGAGCATGGCTTGCTGCCGCCCGGCAGCAAGCTGCCCGCCGAACGCAAACTCAGCGAAGTGTTCGATACCACTCGCATTACCTTGCGCGAAGCGCTGGTGCAGCTCGAAGCACTCGGTTTGATTTATCGCGAGGAACGCCGTGGCTGGTTCATTTCGCCGCCGCGTCTGGCCTATGACCTGATGCGGCGCAGTCACTTTCACGCGATGGTCAGCGCCCAGGGCAGGATTGCCGAGACCCAGGTGATCAGCGCGCGTCTGCAGCCGGCTTCGGCGAAAATCTGCGAATTGCTCCAGTTGCCGGCGCTGTCCAGCGTGATCCAGATCTGCCGCGCACGCCGTATTGATCAACGGCTGGTGCTGTACGTGGAGCATTACCTGAACCCGGAATACTTCCCCGGAATTCTCGATTACGACCTTAATCAGTCACTGACCGAGCTGTACGACAGCCAGTACAACCTGCGCTACGGCCAGGTCCAGTTCGAAATGGTGCCCACTGCGCTGCACGCCGAAGCCTCGGCAGCCTTGAAGGTTTCCCTCGGCAGCCCCGGCCTGCGCATCGCCAGGGTCAATTTCGACCAGCAAGGGCGGCTGATCGACTGTGACCTGGAATACTGGCGCCATGATGCGATTCATGTGAGTGCGGTAGTGAAGGATATTTGA
- a CDS encoding ABC transporter substrate-binding protein: MKHLLLASLLGSAIAFSTAAMAADVDLKTLEAAAKAEGAVNSVGMPDDWANWKGTWADLQTKYGLKHMDTDMSSAQEVAKFDAEKDNASADIGDVGAAFGPIATAKGVTQPYKPSTWEQVPDWAKDKEGHWALAYTGTIAFIVNKKLLHGSEAPTKWADLKDGKYKVTIGDVSTAAQAANGVLAAAIAMKGDETNIAPGLQLFTELAKQKRLGINNPTIQSMEKGEVEVGIVWDFNGLSYKAKMANPDDYVVLIPSDGSVISGYTTIINKYAKHQNAAKLAREYIFSDAGQTNLARGNARPIRAEHLKLPEDVQKQLLPNEQYKGVTPIKNPAAWEATSKALPQKWNEQVIVEMQ; the protein is encoded by the coding sequence ATGAAACACCTTTTGCTGGCATCACTCCTCGGTTCCGCTATTGCCTTTAGCACCGCTGCCATGGCTGCGGACGTTGACCTCAAGACCCTCGAAGCCGCCGCCAAGGCGGAAGGTGCGGTCAACAGCGTCGGCATGCCTGATGACTGGGCGAACTGGAAAGGCACCTGGGCAGACCTGCAAACCAAATATGGTCTGAAGCACATGGACACCGACATGAGCTCGGCCCAGGAAGTGGCCAAGTTCGACGCGGAAAAAGACAACGCCAGTGCCGACATCGGCGACGTAGGCGCGGCCTTTGGCCCCATCGCCACTGCCAAGGGTGTTACGCAACCCTACAAGCCAAGCACCTGGGAGCAGGTTCCGGACTGGGCCAAGGATAAAGAGGGTCACTGGGCGCTGGCCTACACTGGCACCATCGCATTTATCGTCAACAAGAAGCTGCTGCACGGTTCGGAAGCCCCAACCAAATGGGCTGACCTGAAAGACGGTAAATACAAAGTCACCATCGGCGACGTCAGCACCGCGGCCCAGGCTGCCAATGGCGTGCTGGCAGCAGCGATCGCCATGAAAGGCGACGAAACCAATATCGCCCCGGGCCTGCAACTGTTCACCGAGCTGGCCAAGCAAAAACGCCTGGGCATCAATAACCCGACTATCCAGAGCATGGAAAAAGGCGAAGTCGAAGTCGGTATCGTCTGGGACTTCAACGGCCTGAGCTATAAAGCCAAGATGGCCAACCCGGATGACTACGTTGTGCTGATTCCATCTGACGGATCGGTGATTTCCGGCTATACCACCATCATCAACAAATACGCCAAGCACCAGAACGCGGCCAAACTGGCCCGTGAATACATCTTCAGCGACGCCGGCCAGACCAACCTGGCCCGTGGTAACGCGCGTCCGATTCGTGCCGAGCACCTGAAACTGCCGGAAGACGTGCAGAAACAACTGCTGCCGAACGAACAGTACAAAGGCGTAACGCCGATCAAGAACCCTGCGGCATGGGAAGCGACCTCCAAGGCGCTGCCACAAAAGTGGAACGAGCAAGTCATCGTCGAAATGCAGTAA